ACAGTAATGGACACCAGTAAAGGGTACACTtgatcttaaaaataaattaatctgaTTTAGGCTTTCTATCTGTTAGTATTCAATGGTAATGAATTTACCCTACTGGTGcaaactaaaaacaataaaaggtgTCTTAAGTTTCCGAAGACACAAAACGTTTCCCACATAACCAACAGACAGGAAAAGTTGACTAACGTTAGTTAGCTTGGGCAGAAAGCTGAGATTTACAGCCTCATCGATAAAGAATGAAGGAATGCATTTGCAGTCGAAGGAAATGCAATAAGTCTGCTCGCATTCTCCGAATACTATTAAGTTACTACACTACGTAAGTGTTGCTGCATATCCAATAACTTAACGTCTCTCATTGCTAATAGCATTCCGGTGCTAACACTAGCCGAATAACTGATGTGATGGTGACAGTGCATCGACTGGGATGTTCATCTGGGGCGTAACATAACGTTAGCATAAACAATCAAACCAAGAACGGACGGAACGCAAATTATTAAGAGTGAAACTTAACAACAACGCATGACATTAACACAGATGACATCTGGGGGTCGTCCAGTAACTTATACAGTTGTGCAGGGAGCTGTCAAAGCGGGGAATCCCCCACATTTAGCAATAGCAGCgggctaacgttagttagcagTTAGCTTTAGTCATCATTTTAGCAGGCTAACGTCACCGAGGCGAACGTTACAAAGGTCTGTGTTGGTTTGGCAGTTGGAGTTGGTAATCCTGTAATGGCAGAGAAGTACATTTTCCTAGGTATGATGTTGTTGTGAGTATCTTATGGCAGTACTAGCTTGCTAAGGGAAGAAAATATATGTTATTTTGCTATAAATTCTCGCTTAACGTTACCTGCATCCATCCCGACGGTCTTCACCctatcttttttgttgttctctgTATTCCAAACCAGTTGACCAATGGGAATAGACTCCTGCTGTGGAATTCGGAGAGAGGCGGGACATTTTTCATGAGAACCAATAATATGTGGGAAAGGGGTAACGTTGCCCTAACCAATCAGTAGTGGCTGACGTTTCCGTGTTGTTGAAAACAGTTTATGGTGGGTTCAGGTTACAGATTTAAAGAGGCTTGATTGAAATATCTGACCATGAGGGAgaccatagacatataaatatataatatatgtctATGAGGCAGAGGACCTCATGGTcaaactcttcttcttctttttcttcttcttcttcttcttcttacgGCAGCACTGAAAAGTCTCAAGGAAGATAGCAACTAACAACCTTTGGGAGGAAGAATCACTGCTGTTGAGTGATGCCAGAACAAGTTCGATGACTTCTATTTACAAAACCTCCTGAGAAGGAAATGGATGAAGGAAGgtgagcaaaataaaaataactcttCACCAGACACTTAGACATTTCTTAAAACCcccaaaagaaacacaacaaaatgtaatttatacagtggcttgcataagtttacagacccatgctaaagttgattaaaaagaggaataaaatcatcttttgaaAATCGATATTAACggcttaattaaaaaaagaggaaaatccaaccttttaaggacaccaattttctttgtaaataaatcatgtattgtaaataaataaatgttcttcctaaaAATACGAAGGGCATTAGTATACATACCCCTATGTCAAAtccccatagaggcaggcacatttttatttttaaaggccagttattgctttcatggatccaggatactatgcatcctgataaacttcccttggcctttggaattaaaataacccaaCATCATTGGGGGGCAGTAATGGCTAAAATTTCAGACCGTTGTAAAAGTTGAAAGGGAACAAGGGCGGTTTGAGATCCAGTTTAAAACACCTAGCACTTGCTGCTGCAGGTCAAaattgtttattggcatttcatcACGCCATCTCCAGTTCCCCTGCTTAAATCTGTTAACCTGTCCGGTGATACTGATTCAACCACTAGGTGGTAACAATTAGCCAGTAATGTCTCTGCCGTCTTACAGTCTTTGTAGTCCGTAAATACATCATTACTGACATTAgaggtaaacacaaacacacagagggaaaacaaTAAGCAAAGCACTTAAACACAGAATTAAATCAGTAGGTTTGCATTCAAAAGTGATTATCAAATTAAAGTTTGGGAggtttaaaaatgacaacaacacataaaacaagtcAGACCACAAATGTATTGGACAggaaaacttcaaaaataaataaaccaacgTTTTCATTTGGTGCCAGGGCCTCGTTTTTTGAATCCATTAAAATTTTACAGTAAAGCCAGTCAATAATTGTTCATAGTATATGGTATTTCagttacagtaacatttttcAATGATGAGAATGAAGGTATAGTTGTGTCTATATCTCCCATTGCCTAAGAATGTTGTTAAATAGGAAAAATAATATTCATCTacttccaaaaaaaacatttggcagataacaaaaaaggtttcctttttttctgtcattgatGTTGGAAAAAGACTAATCCCCTGTCATGATTTTAGTCTACAAACAACTATGAGAGAAAACTGTAACTTTTGGGGTTTGCTGTGTGCTTGAACATAGCGTGGACACTTCACACACCAAACTAACTTCACAAGTTGCTTGGCTAAATTCTCAATCTAAAGACAGCTGCAAAGCAAAACCTGTTCATTACCAATTAATAACATTTACCCCTGCTGACTAGATTGCAATTGTTGTAAGAACCATTTATTATTGGTAGTATTTACAGTTGCAGATGatttacaaacatttattttcttacacTTCTAGTGCTGCATGCcatataaaagtaaatattttcatGGAATAAAATCTACTTacagaataaaatgttatcaaagTGCTCTTACTTAGAGATAACATATTGTAACTTGCAATACTTCAATTACAGTAATAGCTTACAGCGACCAATGAAGAGAATGAAACATTGCATTAATGCATAGGGCTGTCTGAAATGCATGGAATCGAACATATTTGGATTCAATTAAAACTCTATTCATCCAATTAATCAGGGACTTTACAAAAATGATTAGGGTAAGAAAGAGGGCCGAATCttatatttgaatttaaaaggtgtacatctttttttcttcttttgggaaaatcaaaagaataaaaaaaaagatgaaacgTGTTGGATTCAACTAATTTCATTAGAGTAAAATCATAAATAATTCATGATGTTGTCCCCCGTTTAAAACATACTAGATAATGTAAATAGTACATTAAGAGGACCCCAGTTAAATGTTTCCATTCACTTCGCCAATTACTAGAACAAGTTGGAAATGTGTGATTCTGAACTTCTATTGTATTACAGGATAACACATTTTGATGGGACTACCATCTCTtcagcaaaaatattttttgtacagTCCCTTAAATATAGGAGAACATGTTGCATTTTGCAGTTATCTATGCATGCATAAACCCAACCAGGTGACAAgtggatattttttttcaaatcactgCCCAACAGGCAGCAAAATGTGTAGTTCTTCTGTTTGTGAAAAacataaagttattttatatatttacaccAAATGGGTGCCATAACATAACTATTGACAATAAATAGACAACCTAGCATATGAAGCAGAAGCTGAATGGATATTCTGTGACGATAGGTGATCATCCATGAATGTTCAGTGCAAATGAGTGTAAACATAATCCAAAGCAGCGGATGCCTTAGTGGTGGTGGTCGTGGTGGGGTACAGTGCTGGTCAGTCCGCTACAATCCAGTGTGTGGCTTTGTGTTTCACTTCTCCCTCAGGAGGTATAACACGGTGGCCTTCAGATAGTGTCCAAAGGCACAGACAGCAGACACTAGCCAGTGAGAGCGAAAGCTGGGATCAGTGTTCACCACACATTTTGTTACATCCACCTGTAACAgcacagaggacacagagctCACCAAATCAATTCAGACTGTGGAATGGAatgaaacaagacaaaaaaaaagtcccatttGAAGCAAACACACAACGAAAAGCCCTTATAAAATCCCACATGTGTTCTTGATTTGTAAATATTCTCTGAATCTGTAGTGACAAGATGTGCAACTTGCCTACAGATATGTTATTTCGAAACAAAACGACCTCCGTAATCCCAGCAGTGCTTACATCAAGAATCCACTTAGATAACTAGAACACTTTCATAGACAATGAGATTTCCCAGAGAGCACAGTTAAGTGTCCGTCCTGACACTAAACACTTCTCCCTCTTCAGAGCCTTCATATCACAGAATGTTGTTCAGGTTTCCAACATGCTGTAGAAATATTACAGTTTGAGTTTAGACTGCGACATGTCTCTCATTTGTGCTTATGAGGTCAGTTATACAATGCATTGCTATTCATTTGTGTCACACTCCACTTCTCTTCAAAACAAACCTTACTAGGGTGCCATGTCTCCGAGTGCGTGGGCacatttgtttactttgttaTGCTCTTTCCAGCAGAGCAGAACCCAGGCAGAGGCACGTTGCCAGCCCTTGTTAGTTCTTGTGCTCTTAATTGTTTCTGCAGGATTTTGTCAGACAGATTTTCCCCATTAACAGGATTCTACAAAAGACACATCCAACATTCTGCCTGAAGCTGTGGAATGGATTTGTTGGTAAATTGTCAATGCACAGTGTATTAATCCTTATACAACCAACTGTAATCATTCACAATGACGTGAACGCTCGCAAGTAACTTACATGGGAATCTTTCCCATCTCTACCATTCATCCCACCCCAATATCATAAGattatataacaaaatatgATGGCATTTATCTTTAATCAGTCTTGTATTTGTACCTTGTGTTCCACATTTATCATGTATCATACAGGAATATATTTTCTGTTGTAGCTATTGTAGCTAGGGTATCAGTATAATATCTAAAGGGACCTGCGTCTGCATGTCATATCCAGCTAATCTTTAGAGAACGGGGAAAGCTGGTGCAAAATTCATTGGAGCCGAAACGATCAGTTGATTATTTGATTTGTCAATTGACagaaaagtttacttttcttttaaaagatattttccTGGCTTTCTGCTTAATAGGATCGTGTTAGCTTGGAGGGAGACTGGGAAATCaggggagagtgagagagggaacaatataaagcaaaaataacaaGTCTTCAAAACCATAGGACCACATAGGGCAGTTAGATTATGACCAGTAGGAGCATTTCATAAAATAACGCCAGGTTTTAAACACGTCATTAACGTTGTGAAACGGTTGCAGTTTGCTTGGATTTAGGCAACAGAACTCctcagttaagtttagaaaaaaaatcatagtttgGGTTATACTCAGTGCATTTGTTACGTTAATTCATCTGCATGCGTATGTCCATGACATAATTATGTAGAGGATGTAATTACACGTGGGACACAGAATATGATGTTTCGTTTGTTAAGTAAACCTTTGTCTCTGGAAAGTTATAATGTCTATGTTTCACTATCTAAACTATGCTTTTTGAACCTAACAACttattgattaatcaagaaaatatttAGTAGATTGCAGCTTCTAATTTTCATAACACACCCACCAACTCATCCTgaaattttaaagtttaaagaaaaaacaatctgtgGCACTACTTctctatcaatgttttttttattttttattactgtttatcGTTCCCCAGCGGGGAAATTAAAATTGTACACTCTGTTTCTGTTAGAAATTACTAGACAtagacctgaaatacacacacacacacacacacacacacatacacacacacatgcttaggacctaatcatgcacaaaaggagagatgtcagagtgccagtgctggaccagcaccctaaGTTGTTGTGGGAAACGGgaccttgctcaagagcacctggcagtacCCAGGAAGTGaactaccaatccacactctgtacttaggcccgtactgggacttgaaccagcgaccctcagGTTCCCAACCCAGACCATCACCTAACTTAAAAGAGACATGTGGTAGTTTTAGTGATTTtacaatgattttattttgcatttcgCAAACAGGACAAATTCCATCACCTTCAGTTTGCCACTGTGAAACTAGAGACCTTAAGAGTTAATTCATCAgcaacactcacacaaacaagtgattagatttaaaaaaacaataaagtttcCTTACCCAGCCCCCTCTCCTTTTTAACCAGGAGGTCAGGCTCTTGCGGACAAACTCCCCCATGCAGTCGACAATGGTATGGACCATAGCTGGATGACCGTGGCGAACACAGTCCACTGCCAAGGCTCCTGCCACGGCATACAAAGAAACCACCTTTCCCCAAGTCACACCTGAAAGGAGACACACAAGTTGTGGAATAAAATGAACTAAATCTTCACTCAAAGctttacatttattcatttatcgCTGCTGTCTGATGTATGTACCCACTGCCAAATTTAGCAAACAATGATTATTTGATGATTTGAGGGTTCTTGAATGTCTTAGAGTTTTTAGTGCAGTTTTTATCTGTCAGCAGCTGTCCTCAAAGATGGATGAACAAACTCTTAAAACCTCAGCAGAGGCCAGGCCTTGGGCCGACATGCCTGGCTGTCCCACAGAGAAGAAAACCCAAACAGCAGGAAGGCAGTACGCCTCGCTAGATTAGTGAGTAGATCAGTTTCCCAACTTAGTTCACATGTTGAGTAAAGCTTTCTGCCACCACACCATTTACAGTCAAAGCTTCAGACtatttttgcagtgtttacATGTCAGAGACAAACTGAGCCTCCACTCCATCCATCTTCTGCAACTGTCATCTGCCTCATTCCTAGGATCTCACAAACGGAGGTTATGTTTCTCTAACTGTAAAATCTGGAATTTGCAGAATGATATATTCTACATCAGCTCTAACAAATCTGGATCCTACAcaacatttcccataatgcaattgTGTCTTTGGTAACAATCTCCATGGCTGTTAAATGCCTGTGTCTTTTAAACTCCACACCCTAAGTTTGTACCACAAATTTTCCCTTAAAATAATTGAATTCTCGGGGCGCCCTGGTAACTCATCTGGTACTTTCCTGTCTTAAGCTGATTTATCAAATAAAGGTCATAAAGCTCAAACAATTCTCAAAGACCAAGCGGCGATAACCTTGTTGACatcctgatgacatcatcggGGGTATTTCTCATACTTTATAAATAAGGTAAACCCTATAAGGAAACCCttttgagaaaaacatgtttcagtctTTGACTCAATATTAAGACTGAAAAAAATTTAAGTGGTCTTTAGCAACTCCTGAAGGAAATATCTTAAGCTGCTCAGTGCTCCACTATCTTTGCTAGCCAGTCGCTAACTTTGTCTATCAGCTGTTTGGCACTGGAAAGGAAGTTTACTGCAGGTTTATCAGAGCTGTTTTCAAGCTGCCTGTGCTTGGAAACAGCACGGGGGAAAGTGATGAGACTAAACCACAACAGTAAAgtcaaccaaaacaataagctAAAAGACACTAAAAGCTCTGTATAGATAAGAGGCACCATGACTTCCTCTTCACACCACAGGGACTCGTCTGGACTGTCAGTTTTACGCCATGTCCAAATTTTCACTGTAATTGTTGATGGCCACATTCTCAACCTGTAAATTGAAACTAAAGCCTAAATGCTATTAATTTCCCCCCCTTTACATCTCAGAGCATTCTTTAAATTAGTTTAAGGTAGTCAATGATATTTCTTAGTAAGTCTGCACATACTAAGGACCACACAAACCTGATTTTCTTCAGTGTGCAGTTGACTCCTAATTAGTTTTGCAGCAGATTGCTTTGTTACAGTCCCTAAGGTATAAACCAGCTGAGGCTCATGACTGAACTCCCTGGGTGGGGTCTAAACTGTCCGCAACAATCACTTGCTCTGGCAACCTAATATGGACTGAATGTTTTCTCTGCAGTTTCTTTCTGTGACTGCAACACAATCTCTCTGACTAACTAGAGAattctcaatttaccctgcaaaaGAGGTGTTTACATGAAAAAGTAGGCtggaatttgtttatttttgatgGGGGTAATTATAGTATTGCTCTTTTTGAAAGGCATTATTTTGAGCTGTAACATAAGTTCTCCAAACCtgcaaaatatctttatttgtcTCAAGCTCGGAAGTTCCCCCTTCCCAATGACAACCAAATGAAGAACTTCCCTAAAAAGACAAACGCTCTGtaatctttctttgtttttaaatgtgtctatCTGATAACAAAGAACGCCAGTCAGTTCCCATGATGCAGGTCTGTACGCCTGGCTTGAGTCTGACGTGGACCTACCTGTGGAGAAAATGTCTGCCGCCACAGCCAGGAAAGCATCAGATACAATACTCTCTGACGCCACTGTGATGTTGAGCTGTCGCGCTACGTTACGGTAAACGTTGGGTCGAAGGTACTCCAACTCATCACCTGGCCACAACATAAGAGACgaaactcaaacaaaaacatctctGGTGACTGTTTGTATTGTCTCTGACTTTAAATTTAGGCTACACACGCAGTTAAAGCAAAactatgtaacttttgaaaGAAGCAACAACACATTCTTCTTCTCACAAGTGAATAGTGGACTTCATTAGCAGTAAAATTCAGCCTTGCTTGATTCAATAACGTCAATGGTCTAGCTTTCCTTGGTCTGGTAGCTTATGATATGTAAATATTACTGGATAACAGACAAACTGAGTCAGTTGGCTGacttcattactttttttcacttgtgCTACTTTAACAATAGCTTAGCATTTTACCTAAATGCTTAACAGTAGTTCAGGATTTATCCCAAAACAGTCATTCGTAGCTGCAATGGTCACTGTAAAGCAAAAGCTACATGTCtcccttttaatttaaaagtgaaTTCTGTAAGATTGCTACGTCTCTAATGACTCTAGGTTGAATATGTTGCTGGAGCCAGTTAGGTTAGCGTGATATAAAGACTGGATGCAGGGGGAAACTAGCATGGCTCTGTCCAAATGGTACAAGTAACTAGTCTAGGTAATCTAGGTTGCTAGCtgagacttttagacaccacaatattgcaataagggcaaccggcacgattggttcatttacattttagcatacatttagcatatatCCCTaggcagttgcacattttgtttccccatcttgtatatatttaaatatttgttcttatattcttatattttattcttatattttatattattattatgaattcatgtaaattgtatgtatgtatattttttcctatgtgctgctgtaacactgtaatttcccattttttgggatcaataaatatctatctatctatctatccatctatctatctatctatctatctaacttcCTGGAGTCCccactggttgcctggcaactggtCCCAGCCAAGACATAGTCCaatgattgttgtttttacactgaaCAGATTAAACAAGATATaacgtgttaattagtgagctctaaaggtgctggtaggtggattttgttactttttgaccGAGCCACCCTAGCTGTTTTCTCATGTTTCCTGCccttgtgctaagctaagctaacaggctgcagctacatatttactgtacagacatgagagtggtagcCTACTGATCTATTCATCtaacttcttttttaaatgttattaatgATCTGTAGATGCTTTGTTGAATAATTTCAAATCCAGTTGATTTTAAAGGAAACCAAGTCCAAAGGAAGGCTAATTGATGTAATCAGCTCAGACAACTCGGTTTTTACCAACATTTTTAACTCATTTGGGACACTCTGCATGAAAGCATTCCCAAacattgccattttttt
This sequence is a window from Etheostoma cragini isolate CJK2018 chromosome 9, CSU_Ecrag_1.0, whole genome shotgun sequence. Protein-coding genes within it:
- the boka gene encoding bcl-2-related ovarian killer protein homolog A translates to MEMLRRSSVFASEVFERSHTDKELVSQAKALCRDYIHSRLNRAGIGWSKPEHGLAASGGALGDISSVLLWLGDELEYLRPNVYRNVARQLNITVASESIVSDAFLAVAADIFSTGVTWGKVVSLYAVAGALAVDCVRHGHPAMVHTIVDCMGEFVRKSLTSWLKRRGGWVDVTKCVVNTDPSFRSHWLVSAVCAFGHYLKATVLYLLREK